One part of the Tolypothrix sp. NIES-4075 genome encodes these proteins:
- a CDS encoding alpha-amylase family glycosyl hydrolase: MAKPIEFNLFAPYNEGAALIGSFSDWKEIPMEKGDDGYFRTTVELEDGDYQYKFRVQSKSWFFEPDQWVDVTDPYATDIDETTGKDNGVVRVKDGERIVDTYVWKHDDKPLPADHELVIYEMHIADFSGGEDDPYARGKYKHVIEKLDYLSELGINAIELMPLKEYPGDYSWGYNPRHFFATESSYGSTDGLKRLIDECHGKGIRVIMDGIYNHSEASSPLTQIDHDYWYHHEPRDPDNNWGPEFNYEHYDEKLETYPARKFIGDTVRYWIQEYHTDGIRYDAARQIANYDFMHWIVQEAKNTANMKPFYNIAEHIPETTSITNVDGPMDGCWHDSFYHCILEHICGDTFDLERLKDVIDCKRQGFMGATNVVNYLTNHDHNHVLVELGNREIFDEEAFRRARLGAAILMTAVGVPLIWMGEEFGEYKPKTQESAKIDWTLLGNDLNRGLFDYYKGLIHLRKDNHALYTENIDFIHENPEAKVLAYSRWNGEGSRVVVVANFSENFLGGYHIPNFPESGTWHEWTGNYDVEAGDDGILTDLGPYEAKVFVWQ, translated from the coding sequence ATGGCTAAACCAATTGAATTTAACTTATTTGCACCATATAACGAAGGAGCAGCGTTAATTGGTTCTTTTTCTGATTGGAAAGAAATTCCAATGGAAAAAGGCGATGATGGTTATTTTCGTACAACTGTTGAATTAGAAGACGGCGATTATCAATATAAATTCCGCGTTCAGTCAAAATCATGGTTTTTTGAACCAGATCAATGGGTGGATGTTACCGACCCTTACGCAACTGATATTGATGAAACAACTGGTAAAGATAACGGTGTCGTGCGGGTTAAAGATGGTGAAAGAATTGTTGATACTTACGTGTGGAAGCACGACGATAAACCTTTACCTGCTGACCATGAATTAGTTATTTATGAAATGCACATTGCAGACTTTTCTGGTGGTGAAGATGACCCCTACGCACGAGGAAAGTATAAGCATGTTATTGAGAAATTAGATTATCTATCTGAATTAGGAATCAATGCTATTGAGTTGATGCCACTCAAGGAATATCCTGGCGATTATAGCTGGGGATATAATCCTCGCCACTTCTTTGCTACAGAATCAAGTTATGGTTCTACAGATGGATTAAAACGTTTAATTGACGAGTGTCATGGTAAAGGCATTCGTGTCATTATGGATGGTATTTATAACCACTCAGAAGCATCAAGTCCATTAACACAAATTGACCACGATTATTGGTATCATCATGAACCCCGCGACCCTGATAATAACTGGGGACCAGAGTTTAATTACGAACATTATGACGAGAAGTTAGAAACTTATCCTGCTCGGAAATTTATCGGCGATACGGTACGTTATTGGATTCAGGAATATCATACAGATGGTATTCGTTACGATGCAGCGCGGCAAATTGCTAATTACGACTTCATGCACTGGATTGTTCAGGAAGCGAAAAACACTGCTAACATGAAGCCTTTTTACAATATTGCCGAACATATTCCAGAAACTACTTCCATCACCAATGTCGATGGACCGATGGATGGATGCTGGCATGATAGTTTCTATCACTGTATTTTAGAACATATCTGCGGTGATACATTTGATTTAGAGCGACTCAAAGATGTAATTGACTGCAAGCGTCAAGGCTTTATGGGTGCTACGAATGTAGTAAATTATCTCACCAACCACGACCACAATCATGTTCTGGTCGAGTTGGGAAATCGTGAGATTTTTGATGAAGAAGCTTTTAGAAGAGCTAGATTGGGAGCTGCTATTCTCATGACAGCAGTTGGTGTACCTTTGATTTGGATGGGTGAAGAATTTGGGGAGTACAAACCCAAAACTCAAGAGTCAGCTAAAATCGATTGGACACTGTTAGGTAATGACTTAAATCGTGGGTTGTTTGATTACTATAAAGGCTTAATTCACCTGCGTAAAGATAATCACGCTCTCTACACAGAAAATATCGACTTTATCCACGAAAATCCAGAGGCAAAAGTGCTAGCTTATAGTCGCTGGAATGGGGAAGGTTCTCGTGTAGTTGTTGTCGCTAATTTCTCAGAAAATTTCCTGGGTGGCTATCACATTCCTAACTTCCCTGAAAGTGGTACATGGCACGAGTGGACAGGTAATTATGATGTCGAAGCTGGTGATGATGGCATTTTGACTGACTTGGGACCATACGAAGCGAAAGTATTTGTTTGGCAATAG
- a CDS encoding carbonic anhydrase, translated as MPLKRIIAGLNDFHDNYFITHREMFEHLSHGQSPEVLFITCSDSRIDPCLITQSQPGELFVIRNIGNIIPAYGISNSAEAAGIEYAVQTLNIKDIVICGHSHCGAMKGLLQVGNLAQQMPLVYDWLKHHGEATRRLVLDNYQHYSSDKLLKVTIEQNVLTQIENLETYPVIRSRLHGGKLTLHAWIYEIETGEVFAYDANTGKFKIIENRPFPVPNPLIGVHFVE; from the coding sequence GTGCCACTAAAAAGAATAATTGCCGGACTGAACGATTTTCATGATAATTATTTCATCACGCACCGTGAAATGTTTGAGCATTTATCTCACGGTCAAAGTCCGGAAGTTTTATTTATCACTTGTTCCGACTCACGCATTGACCCGTGTTTAATCACTCAAAGCCAACCTGGTGAATTATTTGTTATCCGTAATATCGGTAATATCATACCAGCTTATGGAATCTCAAATAGTGCCGAAGCTGCTGGTATAGAATATGCCGTTCAAACTTTGAATATCAAAGACATTGTTATCTGCGGTCATTCTCACTGCGGAGCGATGAAAGGACTATTGCAAGTAGGTAATCTTGCTCAACAGATGCCTTTAGTTTACGATTGGCTGAAGCATCATGGCGAAGCAACTCGGCGTCTGGTCTTAGATAACTATCAACATTATTCTAGCGATAAACTTTTAAAGGTAACAATTGAGCAGAATGTTCTGACGCAGATAGAAAATCTAGAGACTTACCCAGTTATTCGCTCTAGACTTCACGGCGGTAAACTTACTCTACACGCTTGGATTTATGAGATTGAGACTGGAGAAGTCTTTGCCTACGACGCTAACACAGGTAAATTTAAAATTATTGAAAATCGCCCTTTCCCTGTACCTAATCCTTTAATCGGTGTACACTTCGTAGAATAG
- a CDS encoding sodium-dependent bicarbonate transport family permease, translating to MNSSLILSNILNPPVLFFFLGMLAIFLKSDLEIPPPLPKLFSLYLLLAIGFKGGYELEESGISPQIGLTLLAAVLMACVVPVYSFFILKIKLDAYNAAAIAATYGSISAVTFITAQSFLKVVSINSDGYMVAALALMESPAIVVGIVLVKIFAKSKEKESENSEFFWSEVFREAFLNGSVFLLVGSVVIGILTGAKGWEKLQPFTQGIFYGTLSFFLLDMGMVAARRIKDLSKTGSFLIAFSVFMPVANAIIGIIIAKLIGISQGNALLFAVLCASASYIAVPAAMRMTVPEANPSLYVSMALALTFPFNIIVGIPLYMNIIKIMGV from the coding sequence ATGAATTCGAGCCTGATATTGTCCAATATATTAAATCCGCCAGTGCTTTTTTTCTTTCTAGGAATGCTGGCGATTTTTCTTAAATCCGATCTAGAAATTCCTCCTCCCTTGCCAAAATTATTTTCTCTTTATCTTTTACTTGCTATTGGCTTTAAAGGAGGATATGAACTCGAAGAAAGTGGAATTAGTCCACAAATCGGGCTGACACTTTTAGCAGCTGTACTCATGGCTTGTGTCGTCCCTGTCTACTCTTTTTTTATCCTAAAAATCAAACTTGACGCATATAATGCAGCAGCTATTGCTGCAACTTATGGTTCAATTAGTGCCGTCACATTTATCACGGCACAATCTTTTCTCAAAGTTGTTAGCATCAACTCAGATGGTTACATGGTAGCTGCTTTAGCGTTGATGGAATCTCCGGCAATTGTCGTGGGAATTGTTTTAGTAAAAATTTTTGCTAAAAGCAAAGAAAAAGAATCAGAAAATTCGGAATTTTTCTGGAGTGAAGTTTTTCGAGAAGCTTTCTTAAATGGTTCTGTATTTCTCTTAGTTGGTAGCGTCGTTATCGGCATTCTCACCGGGGCAAAAGGATGGGAAAAGTTGCAACCATTTACCCAAGGAATCTTTTACGGTACATTATCATTTTTCTTATTAGATATGGGAATGGTAGCGGCAAGAAGAATCAAAGACTTGAGTAAAACAGGTTCTTTTTTGATTGCATTTTCTGTATTTATGCCTGTAGCAAATGCAATCATCGGCATAATCATCGCTAAACTCATCGGTATTTCTCAAGGAAATGCCCTTTTGTTTGCCGTTCTTTGTGCAAGTGCTTCTTATATAGCGGTTCCAGCAGCGATGAGGATGACAGTTCCGGAAGCTAATCCAAGTTTGTACGTTTCTATGGCTTTAGCGCTAACCTTTCCCTTCAACATTATTGTCGGGATTCCCTTGTATATGAATATCATTAAAATCATGGGAGTTTAA
- a CDS encoding acylphosphatase, with product MESLTASPQICAHVFITGRVQGVGYRYATVDTATQLGLQGWVRNLPDNRVEAIFEGAQNVVEEMIRWCHSGPPAAMVQDVVVEYEEPKGLQGFEVKRFSM from the coding sequence ATGGAAAGTCTTACAGCATCGCCGCAAATCTGCGCCCACGTATTTATTACCGGGAGAGTTCAAGGAGTAGGTTATCGCTACGCTACTGTTGATACAGCCACCCAGTTAGGATTGCAGGGCTGGGTGCGAAATCTCCCCGACAATCGCGTGGAAGCAATCTTTGAGGGAGCGCAGAATGTTGTAGAAGAGATGATTCGCTGGTGTCATTCTGGACCACCTGCTGCTATGGTTCAAGATGTAGTGGTTGAGTATGAGGAGCCGAAAGGATTGCAAGGATTTGAAGTTAAGCGTTTTTCAATGTAA
- a CDS encoding cyanophycinase, translated as MAATETKRQLVIIGGAEDKEGECQILREFVRRSGGTKARIVIMTAATELPREVGENYIRVFERLGAENVRIIDTESREDASSSTALEAVDKATGVFFTGGDQARITSILKDTELDTAIHKRCAEGIVIGGTSAGAAVMPDVMIVEGDSETNPRIDIVDMGPGMGFLPGVVIDQHFSQRGRLGRLISALLIEPAVLGFGIDENTAMVVTDNQFEVIGQGCVTVVDESEATHSNIDDILKDEPLAICGAKLHILPHGYKFDLKNRKPILDNQPVADASVPVG; from the coding sequence ATGGCGGCGACTGAAACCAAACGGCAGTTGGTGATTATTGGCGGTGCAGAAGACAAAGAAGGCGAATGCCAGATCCTGCGTGAGTTTGTGCGACGTTCTGGCGGCACCAAAGCCAGAATTGTCATTATGACAGCAGCAACCGAACTGCCAAGAGAAGTAGGAGAAAATTACATCAGAGTGTTTGAGCGGTTGGGAGCAGAAAATGTTCGGATAATTGACACCGAAAGCCGTGAAGATGCATCTTCATCGACAGCGCTAGAAGCAGTTGACAAAGCTACAGGCGTATTTTTTACCGGAGGCGACCAAGCGCGGATCACCAGCATTCTCAAGGATACTGAACTTGATACCGCAATTCACAAACGCTGCGCTGAAGGAATTGTCATCGGTGGCACAAGCGCGGGAGCGGCTGTCATGCCAGATGTCATGATTGTGGAAGGCGACTCAGAAACAAATCCTCGGATTGACATAGTAGACATGGGACCCGGTATGGGTTTTTTACCTGGGGTGGTGATTGACCAGCACTTCTCACAACGCGGACGCTTGGGACGCTTAATTTCAGCTTTGCTGATAGAGCCTGCCGTCTTGGGATTCGGCATTGATGAGAATACCGCAATGGTTGTTACCGATAACCAATTTGAAGTGATTGGGCAAGGTTGCGTCACCGTCGTCGATGAATCAGAAGCTACACATAGCAACATTGACGACATTTTGAAAGACGAGCCTTTGGCGATTTGCGGAGCCAAGCTGCACATTTTGCCACACGGATATAAATTTGACCTAAAAAACCGCAAGCCTATTTTAGATAATCAGCCTGTGGCGGATGCCTCTGTACCTGTTGGTTAA
- a CDS encoding proton extrusion protein PcxA, producing the protein MCAMKSSFFTKNTNFIREKVKKYWDSSHKWLVNRPERALEEAYQAAQIIKNIELEHFGNKKISPESVNYTDNVMSYWQVYLNKNLTIIKAKLAEFRLARSITNSSSPVFLEKLNFIDEVIAKYSTEDEAVSVDAVTPLVTNRLAYPQTSSTIAPIEPLQIRGDKVKKQPDSSPEEVKKVQPLMKKTGFLPRSIGRTINKIKSDFNPQSEQQFVKDYRISRNRTRTAVKFLAMLVIVPLLTQILSKQLIISPILERVRGENTPEIFLNSEMEEEALQELKSFEQQLRFNNLIHEAPLLSSEAIEEKVKNKALELAEEFIGKSNNAISNVFADLISLIAFGVVIATSKREIAIVKSFMDEIVYGLSDSAKAFLIILFTDIFVGFHSPHGWEVILEGLSEHLGLPANRSAIFLFIATFPVILDTIFKYWIFRYLSRLSPSALATLKEMDE; encoded by the coding sequence ATGTGTGCGATGAAATCTTCCTTTTTCACTAAAAACACAAATTTTATCCGAGAAAAAGTTAAAAAATACTGGGACTCCAGTCATAAATGGTTAGTAAATAGACCAGAAAGAGCGCTAGAAGAGGCTTATCAAGCGGCTCAGATCATTAAAAACATCGAATTAGAACACTTTGGCAACAAAAAAATATCTCCGGAATCAGTAAATTATACTGACAATGTAATGTCTTATTGGCAGGTTTATCTAAATAAAAACTTAACTATTATCAAAGCAAAGTTAGCTGAATTTCGCTTGGCGCGTTCTATTACAAATAGTTCAAGTCCAGTTTTTTTAGAGAAGCTAAATTTTATTGATGAGGTGATAGCTAAATATAGCACGGAAGATGAAGCAGTTAGCGTAGACGCGGTGACTCCGCTTGTGACCAATCGCCTAGCATATCCGCAAACATCTAGCACCATAGCTCCCATTGAACCACTACAAATTAGGGGTGACAAAGTGAAAAAGCAACCAGATTCATCTCCTGAAGAAGTTAAAAAAGTTCAACCTTTAATGAAAAAAACCGGATTTTTACCTAGGTCGATTGGCAGAACAATTAATAAAATCAAAAGTGATTTTAATCCGCAATCAGAGCAGCAATTTGTTAAAGACTACCGAATCTCTAGAAATAGAACAAGAACGGCAGTAAAATTTTTGGCAATGCTAGTTATTGTACCGCTTTTAACGCAAATCTTATCTAAACAATTAATAATAAGTCCTATATTAGAGCGCGTTAGAGGCGAAAATACACCGGAAATTTTCTTGAACTCGGAAATGGAAGAAGAAGCTCTCCAAGAATTAAAGAGTTTTGAACAACAACTTAGATTTAACAATCTCATTCATGAAGCACCGCTGCTTTCTTCCGAAGCAATAGAAGAAAAAGTTAAAAACAAAGCACTTGAACTTGCCGAAGAATTTATTGGTAAAAGCAATAATGCCATTAGCAATGTTTTTGCTGATTTGATATCACTAATCGCTTTTGGCGTAGTCATCGCTACAAGTAAAAGGGAAATTGCGATAGTCAAGTCTTTTATGGATGAAATTGTTTATGGTTTGAGTGATAGTGCTAAAGCTTTTTTAATTATTTTATTCACAGATATATTTGTGGGATTCCACTCACCACATGGGTGGGAAGTTATTCTAGAAGGATTATCAGAACATTTAGGATTACCAGCAAATAGAAGCGCAATATTTTTATTTATCGCAACATTTCCTGTGATTTTAGACACTATATTTAAATATTGGATATTCCGCTATCTCAGTCGTTTATCTCCGTCAGCATTAGCTACTTTGAAAGAAATGGACGAGTAA
- a CDS encoding DUF1823 family protein has protein sequence MSNLPPLNTETIWAIINEEIDDAIVNKLVWYYLGYRYDETSGQWDTSKVLPEWRDEYPEPPDFIENRPPTVKLTRSIPVENKQLLKEQLGFKGYKIGEFGPRQTRRATAANWLLSYMQQTNSKSE, from the coding sequence ATGTCTAACCTCCCTCCACTCAATACTGAAACCATTTGGGCAATTATTAATGAAGAAATTGATGATGCCATAGTTAACAAATTGGTATGGTACTACTTAGGCTATCGCTACGATGAAACAAGCGGACAATGGGACACTAGCAAAGTGTTACCAGAATGGCGGGATGAGTATCCAGAACCGCCAGATTTTATTGAAAATCGCCCCCCAACAGTCAAATTGACTCGTTCCATTCCTGTGGAAAATAAACAATTGCTGAAAGAACAATTAGGTTTTAAAGGTTATAAAATCGGTGAATTTGGACCTCGACAAACTCGTAGGGCGACGGCGGCAAATTGGTTGTTAAGTTACATGCAACAAACGAACAGCAAATCTGAGTAA
- a CDS encoding ATP-binding protein: MIQEKSTDAVRVNARKTDVFDVFGFKHYMGANPYLETGALVFNFALTESNQPLPIEDYVSVIGDRYPQIKEQTYDSHADLFARTVAEVGKLDMGLHLNGWSVKAYPNYKKISVQSLHERTTRSVLYFVWDWFEAITQKEDIVFEEQMRSLQNRFRQSVYGGPTVYTLLRTAYEKGIPSFYLWEEGLMQYGYGKKQIRGVATTFDCDAHLDSDFTTRKDDCKAFLNTLGFPVPQGDIVNTEREALSVAREIGYPVAVKPVVGHKGIGVTADVQDSRELESAFDRAIKAIPENEPTRIIIEKSISGADYRLLCVNGKFVAATERRPASVVGDGYSTISELIREENRKPARWDTPTSPMSKIQSDEAMELYLDEQRLSLDSVIEKGRTVYLRKVANLSAGGVSIDATRTLHDDNIILAQDIAQHFRLTCLGIDVITKSLDKSWKDGNFAILEINAAPGILMHLNPAVGESVDVPSHILETFFESGTDARIPILTFNKITVSELQETIDHILLQHPDWTIGAVCQNAVFVNRSKKIFNKDYNSNVLSLLRNPKLDLLIAEYDEETWENEGMFYQGSNMVVLDNPTETEMTLARDVFDGSTVVIKKGDTVSIRRKGLIEEYNLGTDEPFTRVYLKEIGTIL, encoded by the coding sequence ATGATTCAAGAGAAAAGTACCGATGCAGTTCGCGTCAATGCTAGAAAAACAGATGTTTTCGACGTTTTCGGCTTCAAGCATTACATGGGAGCAAATCCCTATTTGGAAACAGGAGCGCTAGTATTTAATTTTGCGCTCACAGAGTCTAATCAGCCTTTGCCGATTGAGGACTATGTATCTGTAATTGGCGATCGCTACCCCCAGATAAAAGAGCAAACATACGATTCTCATGCCGATTTATTTGCTCGTACCGTCGCAGAAGTCGGCAAACTGGATATGGGTTTGCACCTCAACGGTTGGAGTGTAAAAGCATACCCGAATTACAAAAAAATCAGCGTGCAATCGCTGCACGAACGCACGACCAGATCGGTACTTTACTTCGTTTGGGATTGGTTTGAAGCGATTACCCAAAAGGAAGATATTGTTTTTGAAGAGCAAATGCGATCGCTACAAAACAGATTTCGCCAATCTGTTTATGGAGGTCCCACAGTCTACACCTTATTACGCACCGCATACGAAAAAGGTATTCCCAGCTTCTATCTGTGGGAAGAAGGATTGATGCAATATGGCTACGGCAAAAAACAAATTCGCGGTGTAGCTACCACATTTGATTGTGATGCACATTTAGATTCAGACTTCACCACCCGCAAGGATGATTGCAAAGCATTTTTAAACACCTTAGGTTTCCCCGTACCTCAAGGTGATATCGTCAATACCGAAAGAGAAGCTTTAAGCGTAGCCAGAGAAATTGGCTACCCAGTAGCAGTAAAACCCGTTGTCGGTCATAAAGGAATTGGCGTAACCGCAGATGTCCAAGACTCTAGAGAACTAGAATCGGCTTTTGATCGAGCTATCAAAGCGATCCCCGAAAACGAGCCAACGCGGATCATCATTGAGAAAAGCATCTCCGGCGCAGATTATCGCTTGTTGTGCGTCAATGGTAAATTTGTCGCTGCTACCGAACGGCGTCCCGCATCAGTTGTCGGTGATGGCTACTCAACTATTAGTGAGTTAATTCGCGAAGAAAATCGCAAACCCGCTCGCTGGGATACACCCACCTCACCGATGAGCAAAATTCAAAGCGATGAAGCGATGGAACTGTATTTAGACGAACAGCGTTTGTCATTAGACAGCGTAATCGAAAAAGGTCGCACAGTTTATCTTCGTAAAGTCGCCAATCTTTCGGCGGGAGGTGTAAGCATCGATGCTACGCGCACACTTCACGATGACAATATTATATTGGCGCAAGATATTGCCCAGCATTTTCGCCTAACTTGCTTAGGCATTGATGTCATTACCAAAAGTCTTGATAAATCTTGGAAAGACGGCAACTTTGCCATTTTAGAAATCAACGCCGCACCTGGGATTTTAATGCATTTAAATCCTGCCGTTGGTGAAAGCGTTGATGTACCTTCTCATATTTTAGAAACCTTCTTTGAGTCGGGTACAGATGCGAGAATACCAATTCTCACCTTTAATAAAATCACAGTTTCCGAACTTCAAGAAACGATTGACCATATTCTTTTGCAGCACCCTGATTGGACAATAGGTGCTGTTTGTCAAAATGCAGTTTTTGTGAATCGCTCGAAAAAAATCTTCAACAAAGATTACAACAGCAACGTTTTAAGTTTGTTACGCAATCCCAAACTTGATTTACTCATTGCCGAGTACGATGAAGAAACTTGGGAAAATGAGGGAATGTTTTACCAAGGAAGCAACATGGTAGTTCTGGATAATCCCACTGAAACCGAGATGACGCTTGCACGAGATGTCTTCGACGGTTCTACAGTGGTGATTAAGAAAGGAGATACCGTTTCTATTCGTCGCAAAGGTTTGATTGAAGAGTACAATTTAGGAACAGATGAACCGTTTACAAGGGTTTATTTGAAAGAAATCGGCACAATTTTGTAA
- a CDS encoding P-II family nitrogen regulator has product MELVKKVEIITNSLELPQVLKILEKAGVSGYTIIENVTGTGDRGRVINDLATQALTNGYVMSICTEKQEHQLVKAIEPVLKKFGGVCIVSDAQWIAH; this is encoded by the coding sequence GTGGAATTAGTCAAGAAAGTAGAAATAATTACCAATTCCTTAGAGCTTCCTCAAGTTCTGAAGATTCTCGAAAAAGCGGGTGTTTCTGGATATACTATCATTGAGAACGTTACAGGCACAGGCGACAGAGGTAGAGTCATCAATGATTTAGCAACACAAGCACTCACCAATGGTTATGTAATGAGTATTTGTACCGAAAAACAAGAGCATCAATTAGTGAAAGCGATCGAACCAGTATTGAAGAAATTTGGCGGTGTGTGTATTGTTTCTGATGCACAGTGGATTGCTCATTAG
- a CDS encoding 3-deoxy-7-phosphoheptulonate synthase — protein sequence MHNKLFNTNIKSSHVLLTPNELKTKLPLTKSAEETVLKFRQEIGQILDFQDRRKFIVVGPCSIHDTKGAIAYSQKLKTLAEKVQDKLLLVMRVYFEKPRTTVGWKGLINDPDMDDSFHVEKGLVMARTLLLQITELGLPAGTEALDPIIPQYISEFISWSAIGARTTESQTHREMASGLSMPVGFKNGTDGNIQVALNALESAKSPHHFLGINHKGQVSIFQTKGNAYGHVILRGGNGQPNYDAANVQRVEEKLKAAGLSPRIVIDCSHGNSNKDYRLQPSVLENVIQQIVDGNTSIVGMMLESNLYEGSQSISSQSEELKYGVSVTDKCIGWEETEKIILAAHAKLK from the coding sequence ATGCACAACAAGTTATTTAACACTAACATTAAAAGTTCCCACGTTTTATTAACTCCAAATGAGCTAAAAACAAAATTACCTTTAACAAAATCGGCTGAAGAGACTGTTTTAAAATTTAGGCAGGAAATCGGACAGATTCTTGATTTTCAAGATAGGCGAAAATTCATCGTAGTTGGTCCTTGTTCAATTCATGATACCAAGGGTGCGATCGCCTATTCCCAAAAGCTAAAAACTCTGGCTGAGAAAGTCCAAGATAAACTGCTGCTAGTCATGCGGGTTTACTTTGAAAAACCCAGAACAACAGTCGGATGGAAAGGATTAATTAACGATCCCGATATGGATGATTCTTTCCATGTAGAAAAGGGTTTAGTAATGGCACGTACCCTACTATTACAAATTACTGAACTCGGATTACCCGCCGGTACAGAAGCGCTCGACCCAATTATACCGCAATACATTAGCGAATTTATTTCTTGGTCGGCAATTGGCGCACGCACCACAGAATCACAAACTCACCGCGAAATGGCAAGCGGACTTTCGATGCCTGTAGGTTTCAAAAACGGCACTGATGGTAATATTCAAGTGGCTTTAAATGCCTTGGAATCAGCTAAAAGTCCACACCACTTTTTAGGAATTAATCACAAAGGACAAGTTAGCATATTTCAAACTAAAGGAAATGCCTACGGTCATGTTATTTTACGTGGTGGTAACGGTCAACCTAACTACGATGCTGCGAATGTCCAACGAGTGGAAGAAAAATTAAAAGCAGCAGGTTTATCACCCAGAATTGTCATCGACTGTAGCCACGGTAATTCAAATAAAGACTACAGATTGCAGCCTAGCGTTTTAGAAAATGTTATTCAACAAATCGTCGATGGCAATACATCAATTGTCGGTATGATGTTGGAATCGAATTTGTATGAAGGAAGTCAATCGATTTCTTCTCAATCAGAAGAATTAAAATATGGCGTTTCTGTGACTGACAAATGTATAGGCTGGGAAGAAACAGAAAAAATTATTTTGGCGGCACACGCAAAGCTAAAGTAA